The Brassica napus cultivar Da-Ae chromosome C1, Da-Ae, whole genome shotgun sequence DNA segment CGACGAGGAGTGACCCAGTAGATATCTGATTTGTTCAACAAGTAGAGTCCTGGATCAATCATTACTGGCATTGCTCTCTTCTCCCTTCACAAGGATAACAAGAATCAATACCAAAGAGGAAACTCAAGGAGGTGAAAGAAACTTACTCTTTCCAACCTAGTTCACTTGTGTGTTCAATAAAGTTGAGGTTCCTGTCCAGACTCGAAAACGTATGAAGCAAATCTGCATATACAGAGATAATCACACAATGTCTTGATGGAAACAGAGAACAAAAAGTGAGTTTTAGTTATTACCATCTTGTGTTACCAATGGATAATCTGAAGCACTGAGATTAATAAACCAATCCCAGTTAGCACTTCTCTTAAGCAAAACAGCACAAGCGTGAAGTGTGTTCGCCACCATTGTCGGTCCTCTATAAGTCACAAGGTTAGCCTTAGTTATCATGTACACATTCCCGGTTTTGGAATACATAGGATCCTTATTAATCCGAGAAGCCAGCTCTAGTCTCTCGTCAACGGGTGACTCAAGATCCAAGTGGACAACGTAGTGGTTTCTCGGATGGTACACCGCTCTTAGCGTTCTCCAGAGCTTCTCCACGTCCCCTTTGGACCCGGAGACGAGGTATGCGAAACGTGGAAGGTTGCTGTCTTCTTCGTGAGGGTGGGTTTGTCTTGGTCTAGCGAGTTTGGACTCTGCGAAGtcgagtttggtttggtttctgaCGTGGTGAGGGGAAGGGATGATGGAGAAGATGTTGTTGAATTTGCGGAGGGAGGAGATGAGGCCCATGTTGAAAGAGGTTGCGAGGAGGAAAACTAAGGCGAGAGATGTGATGACGAGAGGGAATAGTACCCATCTCTTCTCCATGTTTACGTACCCCATTGAAGCAAAGTAGTGATCATGAGACAAGAAACATAAAGTTGAGTAGAGTTGAGAAATCAGACACAATCTTGAGTTCAGGCTTGATCAGACACAAAGACCTATTAAACGTGAGAAACCTTAGTAAAGTGGTCAGAGACAGATATAGAAAGGAAGAAGATactaaaacataaaagttgCCAGATTATGCAAAATAATTCAATCAAGACGACAAGGCTCTCTTGGGATCTGGATTCATCAATCAAAGAATCAATCTGGGCATCTCAGAAGCTAGATTAAGCAAACCTTATAGCAAACTCTTAAAAACCTCTCAAAAAATGCTATTACCGATTACAAAATAGATACTTTTTTAAATACCCTTTTGACGTATACTATCAGAATCTTGAAGCTGCCATTTAGATCTAACGCACTGTATAATACACCTAACTCATcctgacaaaagaaaaacaaatctagagatttagataagaaaaaagatTGAAAAACGAAACCTTTCTATTTTGGTTGTTGAAATCTCGAagcttttttttaaatctttgtgGCTTTGTTCTGGTCTGCTACAGAGCTCAAGAACACGGGTCTCTTCTGTGTCGAGTGAAGAGAGTTATatagagatgaagaagagagagactGTGAACTCGCTGAAGCAAATAGAGAAAAGCTTTTTTGCGATCCTTTCACGGGTGTGAAACTCTCATTCGTTGAAATATTCTCCCCCAAtcaatatttttgttcttttgagCTGTAAATTTCATTACTTTGTCACTCTTGTTTCCTTTATTACTGGAATCTAATTCAATTTtaggtttattttattttattacaaatgCTAAACTCTTTCGCTGACACGTTTTTCAAAGGCTGACAGTGAGTGAGCCAAGTACCATGATGatccattttattttattgaatattatgTGTGGATGTGCGTGTCGATGATAGATACTCATATCAAAACATATTTGTAGCAGACAGACACGTCTTGTTATGTGATAGCAACACTTCTTTGTTTTACATTTCCTAAATATCCTCTCCGTGCGCATCTTGTaatcaaagtaaaaaaatacttttctttttttttttaagttaaatttattataccaagttttagtttt contains these protein-coding regions:
- the LOC125580462 gene encoding beta-glucuronosyltransferase GlcAT14A-like; this translates as MGYVNMEKRWVLFPLVITSLALVFLLATSFNMGLISSLRKFNNIFSIIPSPHHVRNQTKLDFAESKLARPRQTHPHEEDSNLPRFAYLVSGSKGDVEKLWRTLRAVYHPRNHYVVHLDLESPVDERLELASRINKDPMYSKTGNVYMITKANLVTYRGPTMVANTLHACAVLLKRSANWDWFINLSASDYPLVTQDDLLHTFSSLDRNLNFIEHTSELGWKEEKRAMPVMIDPGLYLLNKSDIYWVTPRRSLPTAFKLFTGSAWMALSRSFVEYCIWGWDNLPRTLLMYYTNFVSSPESYFHTVICNVPEFSKTAVNHDLHYISWDTPPQQHPHVLTLNDTVQMISSGAAFARKFKRDDKVLDVIDKAFLRRRNDKDGFTPGGWCSGKPKCSQVGDVANVKPGLGAKRLQGLVERLVSEAKTGVNQCK